The nucleotide sequence AGTAAGAGGGTCTTTGCCATTCCCGGTCTGACGACGCCCGTACACACGACGACGATAAGGTCCTCTGTAGTAGCCGGGATCAAGCGGCACAATAAAGGTAGAAACGGCATCTTTGGCCCCGCCGTTCTCGATGAGGACCCTGAAGGCAGCAAACATCTCGTCGTTGAGGAGACACTTGAGACCTTTGTGCTTTTCCCACAGGAGGCTGATCAGCGGAATAACTGCGGAGCTATGGGGACTATAGAGGCTATAGTCATCTCCTTTTGGTCTTGGTTTGTCGAGCTTGGCGCCCTTTTCGAGAAGATACTTGATCCCTTGAGCAGGAGTCACTTTCATGGCTCCCAGATCCTGGTTCGTATCCAGCGACAGCACATATGTGAGGAGTGGGTTTACTGGATGCGGATCATGTTTAGGCAGTCCAAAAGCTGACAGGTGACATTTGACGCTGAGATTGATGTTTCCGCCCATGTCAAGAAGtgcctccatcatgtctgtcTTTCCAGTTGTTGCCATTGAGCGCGCGGCAGCCAAGATGGGTATGGAATGCCACGGGTGTAAATCTGCGTATGCAAACCGAGGCAGTTCAAATAGCAAAGTGTCATTGGGAACACCCAGGTTCGCATCTGGGGGGAGGAGTAATTGAGCCAACGGAAGAGATCCAGAGAGAACAGCCATCGAAAATGGTGACTGGGGGTCGTCGGTTTTTCCAGGCAAGCTCGCGGGGTTGGCTCCCAGGTCCATCCATTGTTGACAGATTTCATGATCTAGGCCCAGCCTGACGCATCTAAGAAGTACATCGTCTAGGCCCTCTTGGAGGTTGGGTATTTGATCTCCTGCCCCAAGTTCCAGAAAAAGTTGAAGCAGCTTCGGGTTTCTAGGCTCAAACAGCCGCTTTTTTAGGGCCCTCTCTTGTCGATGGTCAACGCCGCCGGGGTTGATTCGCGCACCCGACTCCAAGAGAAACTTGATGGTCTCATACTGATGTCGTCGCGCGGCGAGGCAGATGGTAGACGACACAATAGGACCGACTTCGACCAGAGTAATGTCAGCACCGTGAGCGAGAGCCTTCTCGATGGCCCATCTCTCCCCATTCTGACATCCCCATCTCATCAGCCTACTCGTGGCGGTTGGGAGCCTGAGTAGGTAGCCATCCAAGGACTTGTTGAGGGGTTTGCTGGATTGGTTGAGCCGTGCGACGTCGAGCAAGCTCAGGTCGAGTAATATGGGCTCGAATAGCTCATTTGGTAGAGACTCGATGTGGGAAGGCATTGTTGGCGTTGACGGTGCAAGTGATAGCTTGAGCAGGATCGTGAAAATGGGTATCAAGATGGTGCCAGATTTGGGTAGCTTTGTTGATGACTCATAAGCCGTCTATTGGATCTCGTCGTTGAAGGTCAAGGCAGCAGGCGTCTCCTGCATGTCAGCATCGAGGGACCTATCATGTGGCTCCCGCCTAGTGAGTGACCCATCGATTTACGCCCTTCAGGTCGCAACAATTTGCCTCTTCTAGTCACCCTAGCCAATGTGATGCTTAATTTCCGAGTTTCTTGACTGGCCTGGGCCACAAATCGAACATAATCCTGAGTTGATGTTGATCACGATCATAGACAATGTTGTCGCAAACACCTACCCTAGAACCTTCTCAGCACGGCACGTGCCAGCAACTTGAGGCTGCCACAGGGGTCCAGCCAATCACCAAACAGATTGAGCCCGGTTAGCTCAATCGGTAGAGCGTGAGACTCTTAGCTTGCGCATCTAAGTGCAACGAGTACGCgatctcaaggttgcgggTTCGACCCCCGCATCGGGCTTTTCCTATAACTACTCTCTTTTTTGCTACTGGAGCatcatttttttttttttatcaGTCTACGACTTCAGTCATATGAAGGCTATTCTAAGACGTTCCGCTAAGCACTTAGAAGACTTCCTTTTACCGCCTGGGGGATGGATGTATCGGGTACAGTGTTCATTGTGAGACGTCAGATATGGCTTCAGTCGAGGATGGCAACAAGGTCTGAAGATCATCGGGGATAGGCCCGCCGCATCCGTAACACGTGTATAACATCATCCGATTGGTTCATTCTTGTCACGAAGCGAAGAATTATACAACATCACGTTTCCAACTCACCATCGGCACTTCTTTTCGCTTAATCTCAACTTGACGCATTCAGGGGTTGACTTGGCTGTGGGGATGCAATGCAACACGGAATCACCTCCGGTTGGACGAGCATGTTTTTGCGGTGAAGTCTGCTCGCTTCCGATTGGCCGCCCTGGTGTGACGCCGGTTAATACTCGGGCACTGACACGAGTTCGAGTGATCAGCCAATATCAGGTATCAGCAATAAATACCAGAAGGAAATGACACCTCCAGGTCCATGACCACTATATGCCGCCGCTCATAATGTGGTCTTCGGGGCTTTTGTGTCTGATTGTGCAGGCGATCGGTGCCTCTGCTCGCTCAGAGTATCCCTCGCCCGAAGTGCTGCCGTCACGTGAGCTCCCCTGATTCCAACAATAACAAACCTCCACTCACAGGATCCACAGCCCCCGGCTCTGGCAAGGGCATCTGGAAGAATGCATACGCGAGCGCTAGAGACTTTGTAGCGCTGCTGACTTTGGAGGAAAAGGTCAACATCACAGGGGGTGTCACGACTGACAATGTCTGCGCCGGGAATACCGGGACAGTGCCTCGTCTTGGATGGCCGGGAATGTGTTTGCACGATGCGGGGAACGGTGTCAGGGCTACTGACCTGGTGAATTCTTACCCTTCGGCTTTGCATGTTGGTGCTAGCTGGGATAAGAACTTGACGTACCAAAGGGGTTATTACATGGGCAAAGAGTTCAAGGCGAAAGGAGGTGAGTTCACTTGCCACGGTTCTGACATCTGCTAATGGTTTCTAGTAAACGTCTTGCTTGGCCCTAATGTTGGTCCCCTTGGAAGGACACCTCTGGGAGGTCGAAATTGGGAAGGCTTCTCTGTTGATCCGTATCTTACGGGTCAGTTGAGTGCCGAGTCCATCATCGGCCACCAAGACGCAGGGGTCATTGCCAACGTCAAGGTACGTAccatccagcttggccaaTGATTCATGCTTATTCTTACAGCACTTTATCGCCAACGAACAAGAGACCTTCCGACGTCCTTACTTCGGGATAGAGGCAGTTTCCTCCAACATCGATGATAAGACTCTGCACGAGTACTACCTCTGGCCCTTTGTCGACAGCGTCAGAGCTGGTGTCGCCTCGGTCATGTGCTCGTACAATCGCATCAACAGCACATACGGATGCGAGAACAGCAAGCTGATGAATGGCATTCTCAAGTCCGAGCTGTCGTTTGATGGATTCGTGCTTCTTGACTGGAACGCTCGACACAGCCTCTCAAGTGCCAATGCTGGCCTCGACATGGTGATGCCTTTAAGGGGAAACTGGGGGGAGAATCTTACAGAGGCTGTTAACAATGGGACTATCAGCGAGGAAAGAATCACGGATATGGCTACTAGGTTTGCTCACTCTCGATTTCTTCGATTTGCTGCTGACCACAATCAGAATTCTTGCAGCTTGGTATCTCACTGGCCAGGATCTCCATTTCCCTACTCCTGGTATCGGAATGAAGAACCTCAGTCTCCCGCACGAACAAGTTGACGCACGTGTCCCCGAGTCGAAGCCGATCCTCTTGGAGGGCGCCATCGCTGGCCACGTCCTGGTCAAGAACGAAGACAGCGCGCTCCCTTTCCGCGAATATCCCAAGATGATTTCTGTTTTCGGATACGATGCTACCGTCCCCGAGACAAAGAACACGGATATTCTCTTCGAGCTTGGATATACGTCGTCGCCTGAAATGGGCCAGGCTGTCCTTGGTAAGGAGGAGCATTTCGACCAGGCGGCTAGAGGAGGAACTATTGTCTCAGGAGGACGTGCTGCTGCCAACTCGCCGCCATACATCAGCGATGTAAGTGGAGTCTTCCCAAGATGGTAGAACTGTCTAACATTGAGTAGCCCCTCAGTGCCATTCAGCAGAGAGCAGCCAAGGACGGCAGCTGGGTCAACTGGGATCTTTCGTCCTTCAATCCTGATGTCAACGGTGCTTCTGATGTTTGCTTGGTCTTCATTAACGCCATGGCCACAGAAGGCTGGGATCGTGATGGTCTTCACGATGACTTTAGCGACGGTTTGATCTTGAATGTGGCATCCAAGTgcgccaacaccatcgtTGTCATCCATGCTGCTGGCATCCGTCTTGTCGATCAATGGATCGAGCATCCTAACATCACCGCGACTATCATTGCTCACCTTCCCGGCCAGGACAGCGGAGAGTCACTGGTTAAACTTCTCTACGGTGAAGCTGGTTTCTCGGGAAAGCTGCCCTACACAATTGCCAAGAACGAGAGCGATTACACGCCGTATGCTCCTTGTGGTCTGGAGCCAGGTAGCAAGGACCCGCAGTGCGATTTTACTGAGGGTGTTTACCTCGACTACCGTTCGTTCGATGCTCGAGACATTACTCCGCGATTCGAGTTTGGATTTGGCCTCAGCTACACCGAGTTCGCGTATTCCTCTCTCAAGATTAGCATCAAAGATACTGCCTCGACTGAGGATCTGTGGCAGACGATTGCCACGGTCAAGGCCACGGTCACCAACGTCGGCCCGGTCTGTGGCGAGGAAGTGGCTCAGCTCTATATAGCCATCCCCAATAGCCCACCCAAACAGCTACGTGGCTTTGAGAAGCTGGCTATCGAGAAGGGATCATCAGCTGAGGTCCAGTTTGAGCTGACTCGACGAGACTTTAGCGTATGGGATGTGGTGAAGCAGGAGTGGACTCTTCAGACTGGTAACTACACTATTTTTGTGGGTGCGAGCAGTAGAAGTCTCCCTCTTGAGGAGAGCTTCAACCTTTGATGGGCAAAAGAGTCAAGACCAGAGCAATAGATCGTTTGTTTCCAAGTTGCCGTGTCTTTGTGCCAACGTAGTTGCTGCTATCTCTTAGGGAGTGTGTTCAAAAAGGCCATGATAATAAAGGCTATGTGTTCCAAAATACAAAAAGATAGGTTTTTAGGTGGTAGGGCTTTTTAGATGGCACCTGGTCAGAGGTGGATTTTAGGTATGTGGATTAAAGAGAGGTGGTTTTAGGTTTGTTTTTAGGAGCGGATTTTTAGAGATTGACCACTTGACCAGGCGCCAGCACGTTTTGTGCTTTTAGGATGGGAGAGAAAGGGTTAACTTTGATTATAAGACTCTTGACCGACCGAGACTGGAAAATCCAAAAAAGAGAGCGCGTTTTTAGGTTTACTACGGAAGGAAGAATTTTGCTTTGGGGCGGTGCAAGGTCTTACAAGTTAACTACTCGGCTAAGTAGAGCACTCTTTGTTAATTAGGATTTGAAAGAGGAAGGGTTAAGACTGCTTGTGTCACTTGGGTCTGTTGATAGTTATTGCTTCTGCCGGGTCGATACTTGGACGTGTGAAAACGAAGTCGCCTACCACCCGGCCCCATGTCACTCTAGCATTGATATTCCACTGTACCTATTAGCTGAGAGTCCGACGGCCTTTTGCAATATGAACTTTTTACTTGTCGCACGAGGTACGATATGATTGTCTTTCCTTGTTTTCTGCCAAGCATCACGCCCCCCTTCTCGGACTCTTAGCTAGTGATGACAACACAGCTTCCCCAACACAACGGCCATGCTCATATGCTTGGCACTGAGTCACCCATTAAGCGAGTATTATAAGACAGGTTATGAGCCCCGACAACTCATATTTCGGCGACTGAGCCATGTCTTGCTTGGTCCTTCTACCAGTTGGCTACCCTCACCTATTGATACACTGCCTTATAAATATGATCCCTCGGCGGAACTTTAGGCAAGTTCAGAAGTATCACCGTATCGACCTCGGACTCTCTGAAGGTTGGTAAGACGGCTCAATACGGATAAATATGGGAGTTGATCTCCTAAGCGCAGAATACGCCCCAAATCGACTCGACTGCTTATCTTACGTTAGCCACGTTTAACTAAATCGGGCTGGGATGTTCCCTCCACCATTCCTCGCAGACCAAtaagaagctcaagcccaGTCGTCGGCGATGCAGCCACTCATCGGAGTTTGATTACTACGTGGCAGTTGGTGAATAAAGGGCCAGCCACCTATAAACGAGATTGACCTCTGTCTGTTTCGCCATCTCCACCGCGTTTTGGCACATCAAAGATGCTGCAGAAGACGATTGACCTGTTACACCAAGCGCCGCCAGGCCTGGGCTTGGCCGCGGGCGCCGTCTTCATCGGCCTGTTCCTCGTCCTTCTACGCCTCGTTCGTCCCAAGCCCATCCCGGGCATCCCGCACAATGTCGAAGCAGCAAACTCCCTCTTTGGCGACATTCCCGAGTTCAGAGCCGCCCCAGATCGCAGGGAGTGGTGGGTGAGCCAGGTTATCAAGCACCAGTCGCCCATGGTCCAGGTCTTTCTCCGTCCTTTTGGTCTGCCGTGGGTGTTTGTGGCCGATCACTGGGAGGCTGTGGATATCATGACGCGTCGTGTGAAGGAGTTTGACAGAGCTGATCCGACCATCGATATGTTTGAGGGTGTCGCTCCGAGTCATCACATTATAATGCGTTCTTCGAACCCTCAGttcaagaggaacaaggaGCTTGTCCGAGACTTGATGTCGGTGAA is from Fusarium keratoplasticum isolate Fu6.1 chromosome 11, whole genome shotgun sequence and encodes:
- a CDS encoding Fn3-like domain-containing protein; protein product: MWSSGLLCLIVQAIGASARSEYPSPEVLPSPPGSGKGIWKNAYASARDFVALLTLEEKVNITGGVTTDNVCAGNTGTVPRLGWPGMCLHDAGNGVRATDLVNSYPSALHVGASWDKNLTYQRGYYMGKEFKAKGVNVLLGPNVGPLGRTPLGGRNWEGFSVDPYLTGQLSAESIIGHQDAGVIANVKHFIANEQETFRRPYFGIEAVSSNIDDKTLHEYYLWPFVDSVRAGVASVMCSYNRINSTYGCENSKLMNGILKSELSFDGFVLLDWNARHSLSSANAGLDMVMPLRGNWGENLTEAVNNGTISEERITDMATRILAAWYLTGQDLHFPTPGIGMKNLSLPHEQVDARVPESKPILLEGAIAGHVLVKNEDSALPFREYPKMISVFGYDATVPETKNTDILFELGYTSSPEMGQAVLGKEEHFDQAARGGTIVSGGRAAANSPPYISDPLSAIQQRAAKDGSWVNWDLSSFNPDVNGASDVCLVFINAMATEGWDRDGLHDDFSDGLILNVASKCANTIVVIHAAGIRLVDQWIEHPNITATIIAHLPGQDSGESLVKLLYGEAGFSGKLPYTIAKNESDYTPYAPCGLEPGSKDPQCDFTEGVYLDYRSFDARDITPRFEFGFGLSYTEFAYSSLKISIKDTASTEDLWQTIATVKATVTNVGPVCGEEVAQLYIAIPNSPPKQLRGFEKLAIEKGSSAEVQFELTRRDFSVWDVVKQEWTLQTGNYTIFVGASSRSLPLEESFNL